In the Juglans microcarpa x Juglans regia isolate MS1-56 chromosome 6D, Jm3101_v1.0, whole genome shotgun sequence genome, one interval contains:
- the LOC121234707 gene encoding homeobox-leucine zipper protein HAT5-like, with translation MAGGRVYTGGSGGGGSSPLSVLFQNQKGSCASQPLDSLFLSGSSPSFLGSRSMMSFEDARGGNGSNRPFFGSYDHEDNGDDDLDDYFHQPEKKRRLTADQVQFLEKSFEVDNKLEPERKSQLAKDLGLQPRQVAIWFQNRRARWKTKQLEKDFDALQASYDSLKAEYDNLHKEKNELKAEVVLLTDKLLLKEKERGGFELSDTNNLSQESLQKQVSESACEAEASKVSIVSCKQEDISSAKSDIFDSDSPHYTDGVHSSLLEPGDSSHVLEPDQSDLSQDEEDNLMSKSLLPPFIFPKLEDADYSDPSESSCNFGFPVEDHAFWSWSY, from the exons atggcaGGTGGGAGGGTTTATACCggtggtagtggtggtggtggttccAGTCCTTTGAGTGTTTTGTTTCAGAATCAAAAGGGTTCTTGCGCTTCTCAGCCTCTTgattctcttttcctttctgggtcttccccttctttccttg GTTCAAGATCGATGATGAGCTTTGAAGATGCTCGTGGAGGAAACGGATCAAATAGACCGTTTTTTGGCTCGTATGACCACGAAGATAATGGAGACGACGACTTGGACGACTATTTTCATCAACCCGAGAAGAAGAGGCGGCTAACAGCCGACCAAGTCCAGTTTCTCGAGAAAAGCTTCGAGGTGGATAACAAACTTGAACCCGAAAGGAAATCCCAGCTTGCCAAGGACCTTGGCTTGCAGCCTCGGCAGGTTGCCATTTGGTTTCAGAACCGCCGAGCTCGGTGGAAGACCAAACAGCTAGAGAAGGATTTCGACGCTTTACAAGCTAGCTATGACAGCCTCAAGGCTGAATATGACAATCTCCACAAGGAGAAGAATGAACTAAAAGCTGAG GTTGTTCTTCTAACAGATAAGCTGCTCctgaaagagaaagagaggggaggTTTTGAACTATCTGATACAAATAACCTATCCCAGGAATCCCTGCAAAAGCAGGTTTCTGAATCTGCTTGTGAGGCCGAAGCATCCAAAGTGTCGATTGTGTCATGTAAGCAGGAAGATATTAGTTCAGCAAAAAGTGATATATTTGACTCAGATAGTCCCCATTACACTGATGGGGTTCATTCTTCACTGCTAGAGCCTGGTGATTCTTCACATGTTTTGGAACCTGATCAATCGGATCTGTCTCAAGATGAGGAGGACAATCTCATGAGCAAGAGCCTATTGCCTCCATTCATCTTTCCAAAGTTGGAGGATGCTGATTACTCCGACCCGTCTGAAAGTTCATGTAATTTTGGATTTCCTGTTGAAGATCATGCATTCTGGTCCTGGTCTTACTGA
- the LOC121235708 gene encoding uncharacterized protein LOC121235708, translating into MGMQLRASSSPIHQNISFSPANPLLIHSRFVQNKGIVLERHFGVNPTSSRSISGIGGRRTRRRENGIVASTNVAAPFWDYWKPQKGPAAPSLSDILWPSAGAFAAMAILGKMDQFLAPRGISMTIAPLGAVSAVLFAAPSSPAARKYNMFIAQIGCAAIGVLAFSIFGPGWFARSIALAASIAFMIYTGASHPPAASLPILFIDGAKLHHLNFWYALFPGAAGCILLCLIQEMVLFLKDNFKF; encoded by the exons ATGGGCATGCAACTACGAGCCTCCTCTTCTCCTATccatcaaaatatctcattttctcCTGCAAATCCTTTGTTAATCCATAGCCGTTTCGTCCAAAACAAAGGAATTGTCTTAGAAAGGCATTTTGGTGTTAATCCCACTAGCAGCAGAAGCATAAGCGGCATAGGAGGAAGAAGaactagaagaagagaaaatggaaTCGTGGCGTCAACTAACGTGGCTGCACCATTCTGGGATTATTGGAAACCCCAGAAGGGCCCTGCAGCTCCTTCCCTCAGCGACATCCTCTGGCCTTCTGCAG GGGCGTTCGCTGCAATGGCAATATTGGGCAAGATGGATCAGTTTTTGGCCCCAAGAGGCATTTCAATGACAATTGCACCTTTGGGGGCTGTTTCTGCTGTTCTCTTTGCCGCTCCCTCCTCTCCAGCTGCTCGG AAGTACAACATGTTCATCGCTCAAATTGGTTGCGCTGCCATTGGTGTTCTGGCATTCTCTATATTTGGGCCAGGCTGGTTTGCTAGAAGCATTGCCCTGGCCGCTTCCATAGCCTTCATGATCTACACGGGTGCCAGTCATCCACCAG CTGCAAGCTTGCCTATTCTGTTCATTGATGGAGCTAAGTTGCACCACTTGAACTTTTGGTATGCTTTGTTCCCTGGCGCTGCTGGATGCATCCTCCTCTGTTTGATT CAAGAGATGGTGTTATTCTTGAAGGATAACTTCAAATTTTGA